A DNA window from Porphyromonadaceae bacterium W3.11 contains the following coding sequences:
- the purL gene encoding phosphoribosylformylglycinamidine synthase, with amino-acid sequence MYQDKEMTNNMKISFFQVKESDGRELVYAVQHTGAMQSDDLEALRWLFGGGQLVNNEQLTGHYVGPRAEMITPWSTTATEITQNMGLGERLGVSRIEMFVGADADTPYDRMLLRMYEGLNDQVFELEGGKAEVLEVKDIRSYNDEEGLALSEEEIEYLENVAKEMGRPLTDGELFGFSQVNSEHCRHKIFGGTFVIDGKEKERSLFRMIKDTSAAHPNDLLSAYKDNVAFNKGPKVEIFAPKKAEEPSLFRVHEVDTALSLKAETHNFPTTVEPFNGAATGTGGEIRDRLAGGRASLPLAGTAVYMTPYSRLAGHSWEKSISARPWLYQTPQELLTKASNGASDFGNKFGQPLINGSLLTFEHKEEQQMWGYDKVIMLAGGVGFTTVDNAIKDEASVGDQMIVMGGDNYRIGMGGGAVSSVNTGQYADAVELNAIQRSNPEMQKRVANVIRAMAEIDENPIISIHDHGAGGHLNCLSELVEDKGGIIHLDKLPIGDPTLSAKEIISNESQERMGLLVNRKDVDYIKTVADREMAPFYEVGEATGDMELQFVDKDGSKPFDMKLDHLFGSAPKTIMVDETKEQTFSEPDQSLFSIENIEEHICNVQKLEAVGSKDWLTNKVDRSVSGKVARQQCQGVYQLPVSDFGAMALDYTGRSGIASAIGHAPQVALINPAAGSRIAIAEALTNIVGTPLKKGVRSVSLSANWMWPCKNPGEDARLYNAVEACSDFAIGLGVNIPTGKDSLSMTQKYQDGSKVLSPGTLIVSASAEIANVDNLVGNILTPNSDGDIILHLDFSAVAPALGGSALYQTINKVGAVSPDVADPEYFLRAFNAVQELLKAGLIDAIHDISAGGLITALLEMVYPQSDCGLEIRADGGDLFAQLFAENPGVVIQVKPSHLDKVITVLHNCEVRTAKVASVVSGRRCVLNGKELNLDKLFKAWSAPSDIMEPFQTEVNAAESRINNRLTQPILWKKGDKVMSLGVETVPGDVLELVKRNRKNHESSPLTAAIIRDKGTNGEREMAYALYLAGFDVKDIHMSDLITGRESLEEVQLIVFCGGFSHSDVLGSAKGWAAGFKYNDKARKALEKFYARPDTLSLGICNGCQLMAELELLYPEHELKHKMLHNASGKFESSFVTLTIPENNSVFLSTLVGDTLGCWVAHGEGRFDLPYPADEYNVAVRYAYDEYPGNPNGSPDRIAALSSADGRHLAMMPHPERSIFPWQCGYYPEELRGKDQVTPWFEMFVNAYRWLEQKK; translated from the coding sequence ATTTACCAAGATAAAGAAATGACTAATAATATGAAGATATCTTTTTTTCAAGTAAAAGAGAGTGATGGCCGTGAGCTAGTCTATGCAGTACAACACACTGGGGCGATGCAGTCAGATGATTTAGAGGCGTTAAGATGGCTCTTTGGCGGAGGTCAATTGGTAAATAATGAGCAATTAACTGGTCATTATGTGGGGCCACGAGCTGAGATGATTACCCCATGGAGTACTACAGCAACCGAGATTACTCAGAACATGGGACTCGGCGAGAGGCTGGGGGTGTCTCGTATTGAGATGTTTGTCGGTGCTGATGCTGATACTCCGTATGATCGTATGTTGCTACGTATGTATGAAGGACTTAACGACCAAGTCTTCGAGCTCGAAGGGGGAAAAGCCGAGGTTTTGGAGGTGAAGGATATTCGTTCTTATAACGATGAGGAGGGCTTGGCTCTAAGTGAAGAGGAGATAGAGTATCTCGAGAATGTAGCTAAGGAAATGGGGAGACCATTAACCGACGGAGAGTTGTTTGGCTTTTCACAAGTCAATTCTGAGCACTGTCGCCATAAAATTTTTGGTGGTACATTCGTTATTGATGGTAAAGAGAAGGAGCGATCACTTTTCCGAATGATAAAAGATACTTCAGCCGCTCACCCTAATGATTTGTTGAGTGCTTACAAAGATAATGTTGCTTTTAATAAAGGTCCAAAAGTAGAGATATTTGCACCCAAGAAAGCGGAAGAACCTTCTTTATTCCGCGTTCATGAGGTGGACACCGCTCTTTCTCTAAAGGCTGAGACACATAATTTCCCCACCACCGTAGAGCCATTTAATGGAGCTGCTACAGGAACTGGTGGTGAAATACGAGATCGCCTTGCTGGGGGACGTGCTAGCTTGCCATTGGCGGGTACCGCTGTATATATGACTCCATATAGTAGATTGGCGGGTCATTCATGGGAGAAGTCTATCTCTGCTCGTCCATGGCTGTACCAGACGCCTCAAGAGCTATTGACTAAGGCAAGTAATGGTGCTAGTGATTTTGGAAATAAATTTGGTCAGCCACTGATTAACGGTTCTCTATTAACCTTTGAGCATAAGGAAGAGCAGCAAATGTGGGGGTATGATAAGGTTATTATGCTCGCTGGAGGAGTAGGATTTACTACCGTAGATAATGCTATAAAGGATGAAGCTTCAGTCGGTGATCAGATGATCGTCATGGGGGGTGATAATTACCGAATCGGTATGGGTGGAGGAGCTGTCTCTTCTGTGAATACAGGTCAGTATGCTGATGCTGTGGAGCTAAATGCTATTCAGAGGTCTAATCCTGAAATGCAAAAGCGTGTGGCCAATGTGATTAGGGCTATGGCAGAGATTGATGAGAATCCTATCATCTCTATTCACGACCATGGTGCTGGTGGTCACCTCAATTGTCTTAGTGAATTGGTCGAGGATAAGGGTGGAATTATTCACTTAGATAAGCTTCCGATAGGCGATCCTACACTATCTGCTAAGGAGATTATATCTAATGAGAGCCAAGAGCGAATGGGCTTGCTCGTGAATCGTAAAGATGTTGATTACATCAAGACGGTAGCAGACCGTGAGATGGCTCCATTTTATGAGGTTGGTGAGGCTACCGGTGATATGGAGCTTCAGTTTGTAGATAAAGATGGTTCAAAGCCATTTGACATGAAGCTGGATCACCTCTTTGGCTCTGCTCCTAAGACCATTATGGTGGATGAGACCAAAGAGCAGACCTTCTCAGAACCAGATCAATCTCTCTTTTCTATCGAAAATATCGAAGAGCATATCTGTAATGTGCAAAAATTGGAGGCTGTGGGCTCTAAGGATTGGCTTACCAACAAAGTGGATCGCTCCGTTAGTGGTAAGGTGGCTCGTCAGCAGTGTCAGGGAGTGTATCAATTACCTGTAAGTGACTTCGGGGCGATGGCCTTGGATTATACTGGGAGGTCTGGTATCGCGAGTGCTATCGGTCATGCTCCTCAAGTAGCTCTGATTAATCCAGCTGCTGGCTCACGTATCGCGATTGCAGAGGCGTTAACCAATATTGTTGGAACACCACTTAAGAAAGGTGTAAGATCCGTTTCTCTTTCAGCGAACTGGATGTGGCCTTGCAAGAATCCAGGGGAGGATGCTAGACTGTATAATGCCGTTGAGGCTTGTAGTGACTTTGCCATCGGCTTAGGTGTAAATATCCCTACTGGAAAGGACTCCCTCTCTATGACTCAGAAGTATCAGGATGGTTCGAAAGTGCTATCTCCAGGTACCTTGATCGTATCAGCGAGTGCGGAAATAGCAAATGTTGATAATTTAGTTGGTAATATCTTGACTCCTAATTCTGATGGCGATATTATTCTACATCTCGATTTCTCTGCTGTAGCACCTGCTTTAGGAGGGTCAGCTTTATATCAAACAATCAATAAAGTTGGGGCTGTGTCACCAGATGTGGCTGATCCAGAATACTTCTTAAGAGCCTTTAATGCAGTTCAAGAGTTACTAAAAGCAGGATTAATCGATGCTATTCACGATATTTCAGCTGGAGGTTTGATTACGGCTCTCCTAGAGATGGTATATCCACAGAGTGACTGTGGACTAGAAATCCGAGCTGATGGGGGCGATCTATTTGCTCAACTCTTTGCAGAAAATCCAGGCGTTGTTATTCAGGTGAAGCCAAGCCATCTTGATAAGGTGATCACGGTTCTTCATAATTGTGAAGTGCGTACAGCGAAGGTAGCTAGTGTGGTTAGTGGTCGGAGATGTGTGCTTAATGGCAAAGAGCTTAACCTAGATAAGCTATTTAAGGCATGGTCAGCTCCTTCGGATATCATGGAGCCATTCCAGACAGAAGTAAACGCAGCCGAAAGCCGTATAAATAATAGACTTACTCAGCCTATCCTATGGAAAAAAGGAGATAAGGTGATGAGCCTAGGTGTAGAAACAGTACCGGGTGATGTCTTGGAGCTGGTTAAGAGGAATAGAAAAAATCATGAATCATCACCACTTACAGCAGCTATTATTCGTGATAAGGGGACTAATGGGGAGCGTGAAATGGCCTATGCGTTGTACCTAGCTGGCTTCGATGTTAAGGACATTCACATGAGTGACCTTATTACTGGTAGAGAATCATTAGAAGAGGTGCAGCTGATCGTCTTCTGTGGTGGTTTCTCACACTCAGATGTATTAGGATCAGCTAAAGGCTGGGCTGCAGGATTTAAGTATAATGATAAGGCTCGCAAAGCCCTTGAGAAGTTCTATGCTCGTCCTGATACCCTTTCGTTGGGTATTTGTAACGGATGCCAGTTGATGGCTGAATTAGAGCTACTCTATCCAGAGCATGAATTAAAGCATAAGATGTTACACAATGCCTCTGGAAAGTTTGAGTCTAGTTTTGTGACACTTACCATTCCAGAAAATAACTCAGTCTTCCTAAGTACATTAGTCGGAGATACACTTGGCTGTTGGGTGGCACATGGAGAAGGCCGTTTTGACCTACCTTACCCAGCTGATGAATACAATGTGGCTGTAAGATATGCATATGATGAATATCCAGGGAATCCTAATGGTTCGCCTGATCGTATCGCAGCACTTTCGAGTGCTGATGGCCGCCATTTGGCGATGATGCCTCACCCAGAGCGAAGTATTTTCCCTTGGCAATGTGGCTATTACCCTGAAGAGTTACGTGGTAAAGACCAGGTGACTCCATGGTTTGAGATGTTCGTGAATGCCTATAGATGGCTGGAACAAAAGAAATAA
- a CDS encoding ATP-binding cassette domain-containing protein, whose amino-acid sequence MIQLNDLGIQFSGRVLFQDVNLQFLPGNCYGIIGANGAGKSTMLRMISGELEPSQGNIQMGPGERLSVLSQDHFAFDDKTVMDTVLTGHSVLWAIMQEKDALYAKEDFSDEDGIKAAELEEKFAELEGWNAESDAAQLLSGLGVKEDQHYQLMSDLSGKQKVRVLLARALFGKPDNLLLDEPTNDLDLETVNWLENYLSEFENTVLVVSHDRHFLDSVCTHTVDIDYGKVQQFSGNYSFWYQSSQLALKQQQQQNKKAEEKKKELEEFIRRFSANVAKSKQTTSRKKMLEKLNIDEIKPSTRRYPGILFQPDREVGNKILEVNGLTAYAGGDGERTLLFKDLSFNVEKKDKIVFLSRDPRAMTAFFQIINGEEKPAAGSFEWGQTVTTAYLPVDNGAYFDTDMNLLDWISQFAKDTNEVYLKGYLGRMLFSGDEIKKSARVLSGGEKMRCMIARMMLKDANVLILDSPTNHLDLESIQSFNNTLVNYPGIVLFSSHDHEFINTVANRIIEVGPNGAIDKMMTYDEYITDPIVAEQRLKIYS is encoded by the coding sequence ATGATTCAATTAAACGATCTAGGGATACAATTTTCTGGTAGAGTCCTCTTCCAGGATGTTAATTTGCAATTTCTTCCAGGCAATTGTTATGGAATTATTGGCGCTAATGGAGCTGGTAAGTCCACCATGTTACGAATGATAAGTGGTGAGCTGGAGCCCTCTCAGGGTAATATCCAGATGGGCCCAGGTGAACGCCTCTCGGTACTGAGTCAGGATCACTTCGCTTTTGATGATAAGACCGTGATGGATACTGTCCTTACAGGGCACTCTGTTCTCTGGGCTATTATGCAGGAGAAAGATGCACTCTATGCTAAAGAAGACTTTAGCGATGAGGACGGAATTAAAGCTGCTGAGCTGGAGGAGAAGTTTGCAGAGTTAGAGGGGTGGAATGCTGAGAGTGATGCGGCACAATTGCTGAGTGGACTTGGCGTGAAGGAGGATCAACATTATCAATTGATGTCCGATCTTAGTGGTAAGCAAAAGGTGCGGGTGCTACTCGCAAGAGCTCTTTTTGGAAAGCCTGATAACTTATTGCTTGATGAGCCCACGAATGACTTGGACCTTGAGACGGTGAATTGGCTGGAGAATTATCTATCTGAGTTTGAGAATACCGTGCTGGTAGTGAGTCACGACCGTCACTTCCTTGATTCGGTGTGTACCCATACGGTAGATATCGATTATGGTAAGGTGCAGCAGTTCAGTGGTAATTATAGCTTCTGGTACCAAAGTAGCCAGCTGGCACTTAAGCAGCAACAGCAACAGAATAAAAAGGCTGAGGAAAAGAAAAAGGAGCTGGAAGAATTTATACGTCGCTTTAGTGCAAATGTCGCTAAGAGTAAGCAGACTACTAGTAGGAAGAAGATGCTGGAGAAGCTCAATATTGATGAGATTAAGCCTTCTACTCGTCGCTATCCAGGGATTTTATTTCAACCAGATCGCGAGGTCGGAAATAAGATATTAGAGGTCAATGGGCTTACAGCTTATGCCGGTGGTGATGGAGAGCGTACATTGCTCTTTAAGGACTTGAGCTTTAATGTGGAGAAGAAAGATAAGATCGTCTTCCTATCCCGTGACCCTAGAGCTATGACAGCTTTTTTCCAGATAATTAATGGTGAAGAGAAGCCTGCGGCAGGATCTTTTGAGTGGGGGCAAACCGTTACCACAGCCTATTTGCCAGTTGATAATGGTGCATATTTCGATACTGATATGAATCTCTTGGACTGGATCTCACAGTTCGCGAAGGACACTAATGAGGTTTATCTGAAGGGTTATCTTGGACGAATGCTCTTCAGCGGTGATGAGATAAAGAAGTCTGCTAGGGTATTGAGTGGAGGAGAGAAAATGAGATGTATGATTGCTCGCATGATGCTTAAGGATGCCAATGTGCTGATCTTAGATTCACCTACCAATCACTTGGATCTTGAAAGTATTCAGTCCTTTAATAACACGCTTGTAAATTATCCGGGTATAGTCTTATTTAGTAGCCATGACCATGAATTTATTAATACGGTTGCTAATCGAATTATAGAGGTGGGGCCTAATGGTGCTATTGATAAGATGATGACCTATGATGAATACATTACCGATCCAATCGTAGCTGAGCAACGTCTGAAGATATATTCGTAA